A single window of Solenopsis invicta isolate M01_SB chromosome 3, UNIL_Sinv_3.0, whole genome shotgun sequence DNA harbors:
- the LOC105195039 gene encoding probable ATP-dependent RNA helicase DDX49 isoform X1, with product MNEEVKDFLHLKLNSWLLAQCKSMGLKKPTPIQENCIPRILMGEDCIGCAKTGSGKTLAFALPILQKLCEDPYGIFALVLTPTRELAFQIADQFAAIGKVINLKKCVIVGGMDMMIQGLELSKRPHIVVATPGRLADHLDSCNTFSLQKIKFLVLDEADRLLGGHFDKQLKKIFAVLPKQKQILFFSATMTDTLDKVKKMACNKVFTWQEKDDAGIATVKELDQRYVLCPKDVLDSYLVEVIRTFRTTNKNGCIMIFTDTCKNCQLLSMTLNDVGFTNVALHAMLKQKERLVALNKFKSNHIQILIATNVAARGLDIPAVQLVVNHVIPNVPKEYIHRVGRTARAGENGMAISLITPHDIKLLHAIEDAIGTKLTEYKVDDKEIVTILTQISVAKREAEIKLDETDFYEKKMINKQKKLILEEEEGQEPDEVNIAEEERKQPRKKRKVEIKV from the exons ATGAACGAAGAAGTTAAAGATTTCTTACATTTGAAATTGAATTCTTGGCTTCTCGCGCAATGCAAATCTATGG GATTAAAAAAACCGACTCCAATTCAGGAGAATTGCATTCCTCGAATACTGATGGGTGAAGATTGCATAGGCTGTGCCAAAACAGGCAGTGGTAAGACTCTGGCGTTTGCCCTGcccattttgcaaaaattatgcgAGGATCCGTACGGTATATTTGCTCTTGTATTGACACCAACGAGGGAACTAGCTTTTCAG ATTGCAGATCAATTTGCTGCTATTGGTAAggttattaatttgaaaaaatgtgtAATTGTTGGTGGCATGGATATGATGATACAAGGATTAGAATTGTCAAAACGGCCGCATATAGTTGTAGCTACACCAGGTCGACTGGCAGATCATTTAGACAGCTGCAATACATTTTCCTTGCAAAAGATCAAATTTTTAGTGTTGGACGAAGCTGATAGGCTTCTTGGTGGCCATTTTGACAAACAGCTGAAGAAAATATTTGCTGTATTACCTAagcaaaaacaaatattgttctTCAGCGCCACGATGACAGACACTCTTGATAAAGTAAAGAAAATGGCTTGCAATAAG GTTTTCACATGGCAAGAGAAAGATGACGCTGGTATTGCCACTGTAAAGGAACTAGATCAACGTTATGTGTTGTGTCCTAAAGATGTACTTGATTCGTATTTAGTAGAAGTGATTAGAACATTTCGCACCACTAATAAAAATGGCTGTATCATGATATTCACGGACACTTGCAA AAACTGTCAATTATTATCGATGACATTGAATGATGTTGGATTTACGAACGTGGCTCTTCATGCAATGCTAAAGCAAAAGGAACGTTTAGTAGCGCTGAATAAGTTCAAGTCAAATCATATACAGATATTAATCGCTACCAACGTTGCAGCCAGAGGCCTGGATATTCCTGCAGTACAATTAGTAGTTAATCACGTAATACCAAATGTACCAAAGGAGTATATTCATAGAGTCGGTAGAACAGCTCGCGCAGGTGAAAACGGTATGGCGATAAGCTTGATAACTCCacacgatattaaattattgcacGCGATCGAAGATGCCATAGGTACTAAATTAACAGAATATAAGGTAGATG ACAAGGAAATCGTTACTATCTTGACGCAAATATCGGTGGCAAAACGGGAAGCAGAAATCAAATTAGATGAGACTGATTTTTACGAAAAGAAAATGATcaacaaacaaaaaaagttaatcttagaagaagaagaaggtcAAGAGCCAGATGAAGTAAATATTGCCGAGGAGGAGAGAAAACAACccaggaaaaaaagaaaagttgaaATCAAAGTCTGA
- the LOC113005741 gene encoding maternal protein tudor-like, whose amino-acid sequence MRRALILFVKEHLCKLYYLDYGNMGVLPYTDIFHLPPEYMDPEAFAIKFALSGLKELVISPEMIKYFMLLVHRRFTGLTLHVKSTDRIILRHYGDLYLNGLNVKDILKERFQVSFTINFVNYSYLQLRRSTEDYHKVHISYVESSKKFFVQLDSGIKPLESIMADLAQYARNAPRLDKLQLKAGIPCAALHDSQWYRAQILAIVNGQIKVVYVDYGNKELLSEVSICAIRDDLIMKLPAQAIQCALNNHESLIGSEVANLFERLTFEKSFIMKVVATQSNPISQFIQI is encoded by the exons ATGCGTCGAGCGCTTATCTTGTTTGTGAAGGAGCAcctatgtaaattatattacctTGATTATGGCAATATGGGAGTTTTGCCATACACGGACATTTTCCATTTACCACCTGAATACATGGATCCTGAGGCATTTGCTATTAAGTTTGCATTAAGCGGCTTAAAGGAACTGGTGATCTCACCTGAAATGATAAAGTATTTTATGCTACTAGTGCACAGAAGATTTACAGGACTTACTTTACATGTCAAGTCAACGGACAGAATAATCTTACGTCATTATGGCGATTTGTATTTAAATGGTTTGAAtgttaaagatatattaaaagaaagattTCAGGTATCATTCacgataaattttgtaaattattcctACTTGCAATTACGACGATCGACGGAAGATTATCATAAAGTGCATATTTCTTATGTAGAGTCaagtaaaaaattctttgtgcAACTTGACAGTGGGATAAAGCCTCTTGAGTCAATAATGGCCGACCTGGCGCAGTATGCAAGAAACGCGCCTAGGTTAGATAAATTACAACTAAAAGCAGGAATACCCTGTGCCGCTCTACATGATTCGCAATG GTACCGTGCACAAATCCTTGCCATTGTTAATGGCCAAATTAAAGTAGTATATGTTGATTATGGAAACAAGGAGTTATTATCTGAAGTATCTATTTGCGCTATTCGTGACGATTTGATAATGAAATTACCTGCTCAAGCTATACAGTGTGCACTGAATAACCATGAAAGTCTTATTGGATCAGAAGTGGCTAATCTTTTCGAAAGATTGACATTTGAGAAAAGTTTTATCATGAAAGTAGTCGCCACACAATCCAATCCTATTAgtcaatttattcaaatttga
- the LOC105195039 gene encoding probable ATP-dependent RNA helicase DDX49 isoform X2: MGEDCIGCAKTGSGKTLAFALPILQKLCEDPYGIFALVLTPTRELAFQIADQFAAIGKVINLKKCVIVGGMDMMIQGLELSKRPHIVVATPGRLADHLDSCNTFSLQKIKFLVLDEADRLLGGHFDKQLKKIFAVLPKQKQILFFSATMTDTLDKVKKMACNKVFTWQEKDDAGIATVKELDQRYVLCPKDVLDSYLVEVIRTFRTTNKNGCIMIFTDTCKNCQLLSMTLNDVGFTNVALHAMLKQKERLVALNKFKSNHIQILIATNVAARGLDIPAVQLVVNHVIPNVPKEYIHRVGRTARAGENGMAISLITPHDIKLLHAIEDAIGTKLTEYKVDDKEIVTILTQISVAKREAEIKLDETDFYEKKMINKQKKLILEEEEGQEPDEVNIAEEERKQPRKKRKVEIKV, encoded by the exons ATGGGTGAAGATTGCATAGGCTGTGCCAAAACAGGCAGTGGTAAGACTCTGGCGTTTGCCCTGcccattttgcaaaaattatgcgAGGATCCGTACGGTATATTTGCTCTTGTATTGACACCAACGAGGGAACTAGCTTTTCAG ATTGCAGATCAATTTGCTGCTATTGGTAAggttattaatttgaaaaaatgtgtAATTGTTGGTGGCATGGATATGATGATACAAGGATTAGAATTGTCAAAACGGCCGCATATAGTTGTAGCTACACCAGGTCGACTGGCAGATCATTTAGACAGCTGCAATACATTTTCCTTGCAAAAGATCAAATTTTTAGTGTTGGACGAAGCTGATAGGCTTCTTGGTGGCCATTTTGACAAACAGCTGAAGAAAATATTTGCTGTATTACCTAagcaaaaacaaatattgttctTCAGCGCCACGATGACAGACACTCTTGATAAAGTAAAGAAAATGGCTTGCAATAAG GTTTTCACATGGCAAGAGAAAGATGACGCTGGTATTGCCACTGTAAAGGAACTAGATCAACGTTATGTGTTGTGTCCTAAAGATGTACTTGATTCGTATTTAGTAGAAGTGATTAGAACATTTCGCACCACTAATAAAAATGGCTGTATCATGATATTCACGGACACTTGCAA AAACTGTCAATTATTATCGATGACATTGAATGATGTTGGATTTACGAACGTGGCTCTTCATGCAATGCTAAAGCAAAAGGAACGTTTAGTAGCGCTGAATAAGTTCAAGTCAAATCATATACAGATATTAATCGCTACCAACGTTGCAGCCAGAGGCCTGGATATTCCTGCAGTACAATTAGTAGTTAATCACGTAATACCAAATGTACCAAAGGAGTATATTCATAGAGTCGGTAGAACAGCTCGCGCAGGTGAAAACGGTATGGCGATAAGCTTGATAACTCCacacgatattaaattattgcacGCGATCGAAGATGCCATAGGTACTAAATTAACAGAATATAAGGTAGATG ACAAGGAAATCGTTACTATCTTGACGCAAATATCGGTGGCAAAACGGGAAGCAGAAATCAAATTAGATGAGACTGATTTTTACGAAAAGAAAATGATcaacaaacaaaaaaagttaatcttagaagaagaagaaggtcAAGAGCCAGATGAAGTAAATATTGCCGAGGAGGAGAGAAAACAACccaggaaaaaaagaaaagttgaaATCAAAGTCTGA
- the LOC105195040 gene encoding uncharacterized protein LOC105195040 encodes MMVRALCNAFSRRQISLCVQSQLLKRNTYLGIEQLTRMLSSHHVSKNIEFLTQDNRIVSSKNVAQKMSVGNNRPLLVILTWLLSKRQHVMKFVNLYMEQDFDVAVVSLTPWQLLWPTKGSRLVAADLLAFLKQNESYEQILLHGFSVGGYMWGEALDLIESNKDKYSNITDRIVGQVWDSIADVSQIAIGFPRAVFPKNIMLQSMLRKFVDYHMKTFHQQATQYYIRSSQVFHSASVLRVPALIFVSKTDPVGAVTSNLNLRDAWESLGIKTYVKIFEKSPHVAHYYTYPKEYVAELYAFLQKLNLIQNEEKIRARL; translated from the exons ATGATGGTCAGAGCTTTGTGCAATGCCTTTTCAAGGAGGCAAATTAGTTTGTGCGTGCAGTCACAATTGTTAAAACGCAACACATATTTG ggtATTGAACAATTGACACGCATGTTATCGTCGCATCATGTCTCAAAGAACATTGAGTTTCTTACACAGGATAATCGCATCGTATCATCTAAGAACGTCGCCCAAAAAATGAGTGTAGGAAACAATCGTCCTTTGTTAGTTATTCTCACTTGGTTGCTATCAAAGCGACAACATGTTATGaagtttgttaatttatatatggAGCAAGATTTTGATGTGGCAGTAGTTTCCCTTACGCCTTGGCAACTTTTGTGGCCTACAAAAGGCTCTAGA CTAGTGGCAGCAGATTTGTTAGCTTTCTTGAAGCAAAACGAAAGTTACGAACAAATTCTGTTACACGGATTTTCAGTGGGTGGCTACATGTGGGGTGAAGCTTTGGATTTGATAGAAAGTAACAAGGACaaatacagtaatattacagaCAGAATTGTTGGACAAGTGTGGGACAGTATTGCCGACGTTAGTCAAATTGCAATTGGTTTCCCTCGTGCAGTATTCCCGAAAAACATAATGCTGCAGTCTATGCTACGAAAATTTGTAGA TTATCACATGAAGACATTCCATCAGCAAGCGACACAATATTATATCCGATCCAGTCAGGTATTTCATTCGGCCAGTGTACTACGCGTACCAGCATTAATATTTGTAAGTAAAACCGATCCTGTCGGAGCTGTAACCAGCAATTTGAATTTGCGCGACGCCTGGGAATCTTTAGGGATAAAG ACGTATGTGAAAATATTCGAGAAGTCGCCGCATGTTGCCCACTATTACACGTATCCAAAGGAATACGTTGCAGAGCTTTACGctttcttacaaaaattaaacttaatacaAAACGAAGAAAAGATTAGAGCGCGTCtctaa
- the LOC120357423 gene encoding uncharacterized protein LOC120357423: MHKLPAETSIFSAEAWALLEVIGIIEELHWINSVIFTDSLSVLQAISQYNHKADNHIIYRLKHKLFLLDKLNFNLTLCWVPAHKGIPGNENADQAAKIASRQGFIPPFRIPYADYFAEINCNTTSKFRTYLEEAAQVNGTQHASLYQHTLHKRPWFHRKPLNREEIVIINRLRSNHYNLKYSLFRKNMSDSPNCPCGEGRQDANHIIFYCPITTPKSSNLRQYLKEKYPSFQINIFSILGYPTTKLCRLILSYFKSCKLNI; this comes from the coding sequence ATGCATAAACTTCCTGCAGAAACATCCATCTTTTCTGCCGAAGCTTGGGCGCTGCTTGAAGTCATAGGAATTATTGAAGAACTTCACTGGATCAATTCCGTCATTTTCACCGACTCACTAAGCGTGCTTCAAGCTATCTCGCAATACAATCACAAGGCCGACAACCACATTATATACAGACTTAAACATAAGCTCTTTCTTCTAGATAAATTAAACTTCAACCTAACACTATGCTGGGTCCCGGCACATAAAGGAATTCCAGGAAACGAAAACGCAGATCAAGCTGCCAAAATTGCGTCCCGTCAAGGATTCATTCCCCCGTTCCGCATTCCATACGCGGACTATTTTGCCGAGATCAACTGTAATACTACCAGCAAATTCAGAACTTATCTGGAAGAAGCGGCACAAGTTAACGGCACCCAACATGCTTCTTTATACCAACATACTCTTCATAAACGCCCTTGGTTTCATCGCAAACCTCTTAACAGAGAAGAAATAGTAATAATCAACCGACTCAGAAGCAACCACTACAACTTAAAATACAGCTTATTCAGAAAAAACATGTCAGACTCACCAAATTGCCCCTGTGGGGAAGGTCGGCAGGACGCCAaccatatcattttttattgtccTATTACCACTCCGAAATCATCTAATCTCAGACAATACcttaaagaaaaatatcctTCATTCCAAATCAACATCTTTTCTATCCTTGGCTACCCTACTACTAAACTATGTCGCCTCATACTTTCATATTTCAAGTCGTGTAAACTCAACATTTGA